In bacterium, a single genomic region encodes these proteins:
- the rimI gene encoding ribosomal protein S18-alanine N-acetyltransferase — MDDGNRRGEGWVLALEGALAPSGAALVRGAAVVAAAEATSADGARGDLLAAARGLLAAHGLGLADLDGVAVGLGPGSFTGLRGAGGLARGLALGLPGLRLAGADSLRIVVEAARLAPPAAVALPWGRLRVLFARLDAEGRPDGAARLTQRAEAAAATEYEGATIVAPPQLADLALPAGARLAPAADPPAEALARLAARGALEWLPAGEAPKPAYLVPPDAVLPARRAADGPEVVALGPGDLDAVAALHHASFAAPWSRASLAAELEARPDRFALGMRDERGGLAALAFVRLNPDAAEILVCAVAAAARRRGLGRALVRAALERARAAGAARADLEVRVNNAAAIALYAAEGFAPVGLRRRYYGDGTDALLMSLTLRRG; from the coding sequence GTGGACGACGGGAATCGACGCGGCGAAGGCTGGGTCCTCGCCCTGGAGGGGGCGCTGGCGCCTTCCGGAGCGGCGCTCGTCCGCGGCGCCGCGGTCGTCGCCGCGGCCGAGGCGACGTCGGCCGACGGCGCGCGCGGGGATCTGCTCGCCGCGGCGCGCGGCCTGCTCGCCGCGCACGGCCTCGGCCTCGCCGACCTCGACGGCGTCGCCGTCGGCCTCGGCCCCGGTTCGTTCACCGGACTGCGCGGCGCGGGCGGCCTCGCCCGCGGTCTCGCGCTCGGGCTTCCCGGCCTGCGCCTCGCCGGCGCCGACAGCCTGCGCATCGTCGTCGAGGCGGCGCGGCTCGCGCCGCCGGCGGCGGTCGCGCTGCCGTGGGGCCGCCTGCGGGTCCTCTTCGCGCGCCTCGACGCCGAAGGCCGTCCGGACGGGGCCGCGCGCTTGACGCAGCGCGCCGAGGCCGCCGCGGCGACCGAATACGAAGGGGCGACGATCGTCGCCCCGCCGCAACTGGCCGATCTGGCGCTTCCGGCCGGCGCGCGCCTCGCGCCCGCGGCCGACCCGCCGGCCGAGGCGCTGGCGCGGCTCGCCGCGCGCGGCGCGTTGGAGTGGCTGCCGGCGGGGGAGGCGCCGAAGCCGGCCTACCTCGTCCCGCCCGACGCGGTCCTGCCCGCGCGGCGCGCCGCGGACGGCCCGGAGGTGGTCGCGCTCGGCCCCGGCGATCTCGACGCCGTCGCCGCCCTGCATCACGCCTCGTTCGCCGCGCCTTGGTCGCGCGCGTCGCTCGCCGCGGAGCTCGAGGCGCGTCCCGACCGCTTCGCCCTCGGGATGCGCGACGAGCGGGGCGGGCTGGCGGCGCTGGCCTTCGTCCGGCTCAATCCCGACGCCGCGGAGATCCTCGTCTGCGCCGTCGCCGCGGCGGCGCGGCGGCGGGGCCTCGGCCGCGCCCTCGTCCGCGCGGCGCTCGAGCGGGCGCGCGCGGCGGGGGCGGCGCGGGCCGACCTCGAGGTCCGCGTGAACAACGCCGCGGCGATCGCGCTCTACGCCGCCGAGGGGTTCGCGCCGGTCGGCCTCCGCCGCCGCTACTACGGCGACGGGACCGACGCGCTGCTGATGTCGCTGACGCTGCGCCGCGGCTGA
- a CDS encoding phosphatidylserine decarboxylase has translation MSTVEEPNATPADARAGRIDPPPGWTKFVRLAPEGMVLLVPVALTTLISGFISPWFLAPLGLALIFSLWFFRDPKRRPPQDPDVVLSAADGRVAKVERIDEGLKISVFMSVFNVHVNRSPVAGVVRAAQYVPGEFINAMRDIADEVNERLTLTIDTPRGVVLVTQVAGLIARRIVCHAVPGYVLDAGERYGVIRFGSCVVVVLPDGFEPLVAPGARVKGGLSPIARWTGSAAEAR, from the coding sequence ATGAGCACGGTGGAAGAACCGAACGCGACGCCCGCGGACGCCCGCGCCGGCCGGATCGATCCGCCGCCGGGGTGGACGAAGTTCGTCCGGCTGGCGCCCGAAGGGATGGTCCTCCTCGTTCCGGTGGCGCTGACGACGCTGATCTCCGGCTTCATCTCGCCGTGGTTCCTCGCGCCGCTGGGGCTCGCGCTGATCTTCAGCCTCTGGTTCTTCCGCGATCCCAAGCGCCGTCCGCCGCAGGATCCGGACGTCGTCCTCTCCGCCGCCGACGGCCGCGTGGCCAAGGTCGAGCGGATCGACGAAGGCCTGAAGATCTCGGTCTTCATGAGCGTCTTCAACGTCCACGTGAACCGCTCGCCGGTCGCCGGCGTCGTCCGCGCGGCGCAATACGTCCCGGGCGAGTTCATCAACGCGATGCGCGACATCGCCGACGAGGTCAACGAGCGGCTGACGTTGACGATCGACACGCCGCGCGGCGTCGTCCTCGTCACGCAGGTCGCCGGACTGATCGCCCGGCGCATCGTCTGCCACGCCGTGCCGGGCTACGTCCTCGACGCCGGGGAACGCTACGGCGTGATCCGCTTCGGGTCGTGCGTCGTCGTCGTCCTGCCGGACGGGTTCGAGCCGCTCGTCGCCCCCGGGGCGCGCGTCAAGGGAGGCCTCTCCCCGATCGCCCGCTGGACGGGAAGCGCGGCGGAGGCCCGATGA
- the pssA gene encoding CDP-diacylglycerol--serine O-phosphatidyltransferase: protein MNRRPRVRLPRLRIARPLRGRIRVSRAALPGIVTLGNLLGGFAAILAAAEKHFLLAVIFVFAAAVFDALDGRIARLTGSTSEMGEQLDSLCDAVSFAVAPSIIVFHMGLQSLGRVGYAACFLYAACGVLRLARFNVMPSDHHYFTGLPIPSGAATVLTPALLLRGEPITEEWMVWGLAALVAGTGLLMVSRIRYRTFKDIQIRGRAHVLLPLWAAALAGLVARAEIFLPALLALYLVSPAIFALLPKKNGAEAARRRRDELDAE from the coding sequence ATGAACCGTCGTCCCCGCGTGCGGCTGCCGCGGCTGCGGATCGCGCGGCCGCTCCGCGGCCGGATCCGCGTCTCCCGCGCGGCGCTGCCGGGCATCGTGACGCTGGGCAACCTGCTCGGCGGCTTCGCCGCGATCCTCGCGGCGGCCGAGAAGCACTTCCTGCTGGCGGTGATCTTCGTCTTCGCCGCGGCCGTCTTCGACGCGCTCGACGGGCGGATCGCGCGGCTGACCGGATCGACGAGCGAGATGGGGGAGCAGCTCGACTCGCTCTGCGACGCGGTGTCGTTCGCCGTGGCGCCGTCGATCATCGTCTTCCACATGGGGCTGCAGTCGCTGGGGCGGGTCGGCTACGCCGCCTGCTTCCTCTACGCCGCCTGCGGCGTGCTGCGCCTGGCCCGCTTCAACGTGATGCCGTCCGACCACCACTACTTCACCGGGCTGCCGATTCCGAGCGGCGCGGCGACGGTCCTGACCCCCGCGCTGCTGCTGCGGGGCGAGCCGATCACCGAGGAGTGGATGGTCTGGGGGCTCGCGGCGCTCGTGGCGGGGACCGGCCTGCTGATGGTCAGCCGGATCCGCTACCGCACCTTCAAGGACATCCAGATCCGCGGGCGCGCCCACGTGCTGCTGCCGCTCTGGGCGGCCGCCCTCGCGGGGCTCGTCGCGCGGGCCGAGATCTTCCTGCCCGCGCTGCTGGCGCTCTACCTCGTTTCGCCGGCGATCTTCGCCCTCTTGCCGAAGAAGAACGGCGCGGAGGCGGCGCGGCGGCGGCGGGACGAACTGGACGCGGAGTGA
- a CDS encoding ABC transporter permease — translation MSTDELPASGPRRYPVFIAKRFVRARRQGFLSLISLLSALGFFVGVLSLIVALALMTGFQQDVVGRILDSNAHILVQAAEGPNALADIDGLVRRIEAVPGVAAAEPVIHGYAGIVGPSDLVQWTAVTGIDPQRSDRVTSVGRKVTNGRLADLVRPEGARPGIVLGVDLARRLGARVGDNVRLIVPRPRLAPWGASIRQPTLQVVGIFAAGFNEYDQTWSFVSLDAARGLFDVPRGAHWIAVRTTDPTRIDQARSALAAALGTEFLVDDVLSRNRAFFSALRLEKLLMFLAVGLIVLVAALGVVSTLVLTVTQKVREIGVLSAMGATPRGLMQIFVLQGLAMGIAGTLGGAAAGVGLCRVLDRFKLIKLDPDVYYLDHLPFTVEPSDLALVVGVAVLVAALATIYPAWRASRLDPVEALRRD, via the coding sequence GTGTCCACTGACGAGTTGCCGGCCTCGGGGCCGCGGCGCTATCCGGTCTTCATCGCCAAGCGTTTCGTCCGCGCTCGGCGGCAGGGCTTCCTGTCGCTGATCAGCCTGCTCTCGGCGCTCGGCTTCTTCGTCGGCGTCCTCTCGCTGATCGTCGCCCTCGCGCTGATGACCGGCTTCCAGCAGGACGTCGTCGGGCGGATCCTCGACAGCAACGCCCACATCCTCGTGCAGGCGGCCGAGGGGCCGAACGCCCTCGCCGACATCGACGGCCTCGTGCGGCGGATCGAGGCGGTTCCGGGCGTCGCCGCCGCCGAGCCGGTGATCCACGGCTACGCGGGGATCGTCGGGCCGAGCGACCTCGTGCAGTGGACCGCGGTCACGGGGATCGACCCGCAGCGGAGCGACCGCGTGACCTCCGTGGGACGGAAGGTGACGAACGGCCGGCTGGCCGACCTCGTTCGGCCGGAGGGGGCGCGGCCGGGGATCGTGCTCGGCGTCGACCTCGCGCGGCGGCTCGGGGCGCGGGTCGGGGACAACGTGCGGCTGATCGTGCCGCGGCCGCGGCTCGCGCCGTGGGGCGCGTCGATCCGCCAGCCGACGCTGCAGGTCGTCGGGATCTTCGCCGCGGGGTTCAACGAGTACGACCAGACCTGGTCGTTCGTCTCGCTGGACGCGGCGCGCGGGCTGTTCGACGTGCCGCGCGGGGCGCACTGGATCGCCGTCCGCACGACCGATCCGACGCGGATCGACCAGGCGCGCAGCGCGCTCGCCGCGGCGCTGGGGACCGAGTTCCTCGTGGACGACGTCCTCTCGCGCAACCGGGCCTTCTTCTCCGCGCTGCGGCTGGAGAAGCTGCTGATGTTTCTCGCCGTGGGGCTGATCGTCCTCGTCGCCGCGCTCGGCGTCGTCAGCACGCTCGTGCTGACCGTGACGCAGAAGGTGCGCGAGATCGGCGTCCTCTCGGCGATGGGGGCGACGCCGCGCGGCCTGATGCAGATCTTCGTCCTGCAGGGGCTGGCGATGGGGATCGCGGGGACGCTCGGCGGCGCCGCGGCCGGCGTCGGCCTCTGCCGCGTCCTCGACCGCTTCAAGCTGATCAAGCTCGATCCGGACGTCTACTACCTCGACCACCTGCCGTTCACCGTCGAGCCTTCGGACCTCGCGCTCGTCGTCGGCGTCGCGGTCCTCGTCGCCGCGCTGGCGACGATCTACCCCGCGTGGCGCGCCTCGCGGCTCGATCCCGTGGAGGCGCTTCGCCGTGACTGA
- a CDS encoding ABC transporter ATP-binding protein, whose amino-acid sequence MTDAAPLLAASGLEKVYRRWTVGGTVQVPVLAGAELVLARGERVAIQGDSGVGKTTLLNVLGGLDRPDAGSIVHLGREIPADAGERARWRRNSVGFVFQFHGLLAEFTAEENVALAGLIRGWPRREALRRALSLLDALGLAARAEHYPAELSGGEQQRVAIARAVVCGPSLVLADEPTGNLDPRTGDAVLDRLIELQERDGFGLVVATHSARLARRCHRTLRLASGRLEAAEAVDLTPRPAGAGDGASR is encoded by the coding sequence GTGACTGACGCCGCGCCGCTTCTCGCCGCTTCGGGGCTCGAAAAGGTCTACCGCCGCTGGACCGTCGGCGGCACGGTGCAGGTGCCGGTCCTCGCCGGCGCCGAGCTCGTCCTCGCCCGCGGCGAGCGGGTGGCCATCCAAGGCGACTCGGGGGTCGGCAAGACGACGCTGCTCAACGTCCTCGGCGGTCTCGACCGGCCCGACGCGGGATCGATCGTCCACCTCGGGCGCGAGATCCCGGCCGACGCCGGCGAGCGCGCCCGCTGGCGGCGCAATTCCGTCGGCTTCGTCTTCCAGTTCCACGGCCTTTTGGCCGAGTTCACGGCCGAGGAGAACGTCGCCCTCGCCGGACTGATCCGCGGCTGGCCGCGCCGCGAGGCGCTGCGGCGGGCCCTTTCGCTGCTCGACGCGCTCGGCCTCGCGGCGCGCGCCGAGCACTACCCGGCCGAACTGTCGGGCGGGGAGCAGCAGCGGGTCGCGATCGCCCGCGCCGTCGTCTGCGGCCCGTCGTTGGTGCTGGCCGACGAGCCGACGGGGAACCTCGACCCGCGCACCGGCGACGCCGTGCTCGACCGTCTGATCGAACTGCAGGAGCGGGACGGCTTCGGGCTGGTCGTGGCGACGCACAGCGCGCGCCTCGCCCGGCGCTGCCACCGCACCCTCCGCCTCGCCTCGGGGCGCCTCGAGGCGGCCGAGGCCGTAGATTTGACTCCGCGGCCCGCGGGGGCCGGCGACGGGGCCAGCCGATGA